The Prochlorococcus marinus str. MIT 9301 genome window below encodes:
- a CDS encoding phytoene desaturase family protein, whose amino-acid sequence MEMYDVVIVGSGIGGLCCGSILALSGKKVLICEAHTRPGGVAHSFQRKGYTFESGPSLWSGIGKWPTTNPLGQILKLLDEEVELFQYKGWRVIVPEGNFNLNVGEEPFKQTIKTLRGEKSVKEWESFISGIKPLSQIINEIPLLSFCPESINFLDLINLTSKFLPNIKQIPKINKGFGKLVNNHLEDPFLRNWVDLLSFLISGMSMHDTNTAAMATLFNEWFEPNSYLEYPKGGSESIVKALINGFKKNGGELILSSKVKTINFNKNFATGIALDNGSSYSCNSVVTNTDVWNLKKLIPNEISKKWNTKVLNPNKCDSFLHIHLGFDADGLEDLPIHAIHVDKWEKGITAERNIAVFSIPSVLDKNMAPKGKHVLHGYTPANEPWEIWENLNPKELEYRNLKEERCSIFLNAVRKFIPDIDERIDLKMLGTPITHKKFTNTHCGSYGPAISAAKGLFPGCKTPVKNLFTCGASTFPGIGIPAVSASGAYAAEKIIGKKEFKTLIKKINL is encoded by the coding sequence ATGGAAATGTATGATGTTGTAATAGTTGGTAGTGGAATAGGAGGATTATGTTGCGGTTCGATTCTCGCTTTATCAGGTAAAAAGGTACTTATATGTGAAGCACATACCCGACCGGGAGGTGTTGCCCACAGTTTCCAAAGGAAAGGTTACACTTTCGAATCAGGTCCTTCATTGTGGAGTGGAATAGGTAAGTGGCCGACGACTAATCCCTTAGGGCAAATTCTTAAATTACTTGATGAAGAAGTTGAACTATTTCAATACAAAGGCTGGAGAGTAATTGTCCCAGAAGGTAATTTTAATCTTAATGTGGGGGAAGAACCCTTTAAACAAACAATTAAAACTTTAAGAGGTGAGAAATCTGTTAAAGAATGGGAATCATTTATTTCCGGAATAAAACCTCTTAGCCAAATAATAAATGAAATACCTTTACTCTCATTTTGTCCCGAATCAATAAATTTCTTAGATCTAATAAATTTAACCTCAAAATTTTTACCTAATATCAAGCAAATACCAAAAATTAATAAGGGCTTTGGGAAATTAGTAAATAATCATCTAGAGGATCCTTTTCTGAGAAATTGGGTTGATTTATTGAGCTTTTTGATAAGTGGTATGTCAATGCATGATACAAATACAGCAGCGATGGCTACTTTATTTAACGAATGGTTTGAACCAAATTCATACCTTGAATACCCTAAAGGAGGTAGTGAATCTATCGTAAAAGCCTTAATTAATGGATTTAAAAAAAATGGAGGAGAATTAATTCTCTCTTCGAAAGTAAAGACAATTAACTTCAATAAAAATTTTGCGACAGGTATAGCTCTCGATAATGGGTCTAGCTATAGTTGTAATTCTGTTGTCACGAATACTGATGTTTGGAATTTAAAAAAGTTAATTCCAAATGAAATTTCAAAAAAATGGAATACAAAAGTTTTGAACCCTAATAAATGTGATTCTTTCCTTCATATACATCTAGGTTTTGATGCTGATGGTCTTGAAGATTTGCCAATACATGCAATACATGTTGATAAATGGGAAAAAGGTATAACCGCAGAAAGAAATATAGCTGTATTTTCAATCCCATCTGTTTTAGATAAGAATATGGCTCCTAAAGGGAAACATGTTCTTCATGGCTATACTCCCGCAAATGAACCATGGGAAATTTGGGAAAACCTAAATCCGAAGGAATTAGAATATAGAAATTTGAAAGAAGAAAGATGTTCAATATTCCTTAATGCGGTGCGAAAATTCATTCCTGACATAGATGAAAGGATTGATTTAAAGATGCTAGGAACCCCAATAACCCATAAAAAATTCACCAATACCCATTGCGGTAGTTACGGTCCTGCAATATCTGCAGCAAAAGGTCTTTTCCCAGGCTGCAAAACTCCAGTGAAAAATTTATTTACTTGCGGTGCAAGTACATTTCCAGGTATTGGAATTCCTGCCGTTTCAGCAAGTGGTGCTTACGCAGCTGAAAAAATTATTGGTAAAAAAGAATTTAAAACTCTTATTAAGAAAATAAATTTATGA
- a CDS encoding TIGR03894 family protein: MALDRELLKEVTQELWNTVKKLRPEIDRQTRLQLVLKALLTIGDLPDQMQAAMVVGVCAEMDKSDIANDETNSQTKDSSVVDNPTGRKVVRRSSAK; encoded by the coding sequence TTGGCTCTAGATCGAGAACTTTTAAAAGAAGTTACCCAAGAACTTTGGAATACCGTAAAAAAACTAAGACCTGAAATAGATCGGCAAACTCGACTTCAATTAGTTTTAAAGGCCTTATTAACTATTGGAGATTTGCCAGATCAAATGCAAGCTGCCATGGTCGTAGGTGTTTGCGCAGAAATGGATAAGAGTGATATTGCTAATGATGAAACTAATTCACAAACTAAAGATTCAAGCGTAGTTGATAACCCCACAGGCAGAAAAGTTGTTAGAAGAAGTTCAGCTAAATAA